Proteins encoded by one window of Rutidosis leptorrhynchoides isolate AG116_Rl617_1_P2 chromosome 7, CSIRO_AGI_Rlap_v1, whole genome shotgun sequence:
- the LOC139857019 gene encoding UDP-glucose 6-dehydrogenase 1-like, protein MVKICCIGAGYVGGPTMAVIALKCPDIEVAVVDISVPRITAWNSDQLPIYEPGLEDVVKQCRGRNLFFSTDVEKHVFEADIVFVSVNTPTKTRGLGAGKAADLTYWESAARMIADVSKSDKIVVEKSTVPVKTAEAIEKILTHNSNGINFQILSNPEFLAEGTAIEDLFKPDRVLIGGRETPEGQKAIQTLKAVYAHWVAEENIITTNLWSAELSKLAANAFLAQRISSVNAMSALCEATGANVSEVSYAVGKDTRIGSKFLNSSVGFGGSCFQKDILNLVYICECNGLPEVAEYWRQVIKINDYQKSRFVNRVVASMFNTVANKKVAILGFAFKKDTGDTRETPAIDVCKGLLGDKARLSIYDPQVTEDQIQRDLSMNKFDWDHPLHLQPMSPTTVKLVSVAWDAYAATKDAHAVCILTEWNEFKTLDFQKIYDNMQKPAFIFDGRNVVDSEKLREIGFIVYSIGKPLDAWLKDMPAIA, encoded by the coding sequence ATGGTGAAGATCTGTTGCATTGGAGCTGGATACGTCGGAGGTCCTACTATGGCTGTCATAGCACTCAAGTGTCCTGATATTGAAGTGGCAGTTGTTGATATTTCTGTGCCTCGTATCACGGCCTGGAACAGTGACCAGCTCCCTATTTATGAACCAGGTCTTGAAGACGTTGTGAAGCAGTGCAGGGGAAGGAACCTGTTTTTCAGCACAGATGTGGAGAAACACGTATTTGAGGCTGATATCGTTTTCGTATCCGTCAATACCCCAACCAAGACTCGAGGTCTCGGTGCTGGAAAAGCTGCAGATCTGACTTACTGGGAAAGTGCTGCTCGTATGATTGCTGATGTGTCAAAGTCAGACAAAATTGTAGTTGAAAAGTCAACCGTCCCTGTCAAAACTGCAGAGGCGATCGAAAAGATTTTGACTCATAACAGCAACGGAATCAATTTCCAGATTCTTTCGAATCCCGAATTTCTTGCTGAAGGAACTGCTATCGAAGATCTTTTCAAGCCTGATCGAGTTCTTATCGGGGGTCGAGAAACACCAGAAGGCCAAAAAGCAATCCAAACATTGAAGGCTGTTTATGCTCATTGGGTCGCTGAAGAAAACATCATCACTACCAATTTATGGTCCGCTGAGCTGTCAAAGCTTGCTGCTAATGCCTTCTTGGCACAAAGAATCTCTTCTGTTAACGCCATGTCAGCATTATGTGAGGCAACTGGTGCAAATGTTAGTGAGGTTTCGTATGCAGTTGGGAAGGATACTAGAATCGGTTCAAAGTTCTTGAATTCGAGTGTGGGATTCGGTGGTTCTTGCTTCCAGAAGGACATTTTGAACTTGGTTTACATTTGTGAGTGCAATGGCTTACCTGAAGTAGCCGAATACTGGAGACAAGTCATCAAGATCAATGACTACCAAAAATCGCGTTTTGTTAACCGTGTTGTAGCTTCTATGTTCAACACTGTTGCAAACAAAAAGGTTGCCATTCTTGGATTTGCGTTCAAGAAAGACACTGGTGATACTCGTGAAACCCCGGCCATTGACGTTTGCAAGGGTCTGTTAGGTGATAAGGCCCGTTTGAGCATCTATGATCCACAAGTCACCGAAGACCAGATCCAAAGAGACCTTTCGATGAACAAATTTGACTGGGACCACCCACTTCACCTTCAGCCAATGAGCCCTACAACTGTGAAGCTGGTGAGCGTTGCTTGGGACGCATATGCAGCCACTAAAGATGCACATGCTGTTTGTATCTTAACCGAATGGAATGAGTTTAAAACCCTAGATTTTCAGAAGATTTACGACAACATGCAGAAACCTGCTTTTATCTTTGATGGAAGAAACGTTGTTGACAGCGAAAAACTAAGGGAGATTGGTTTCATTGTTTACTCGATCGGTAAGCCATTGGATGCGTGGCTTAAGGACATGCCTGCTATCGCGTAA
- the LOC139858001 gene encoding uncharacterized protein has protein sequence MMPGNYTPIDNQNVSGSVPAVSDPPGHVSVKFNDTTLQTFPPSGAQGKIAGGAGPPRDADDTFSKPVPGSSKSEQSGGWFKIFTIAAYQPYFDVDTSDVLERIKDSLFPFGGTFNEKTANKPDLYGPFWICTTLIFVAASIGTFATYLAHKLQHKEWNYDINLVTWSAGVFYGYVLIVPLCLYVILKYFSAPSTLVQLFCLYGYSLFIFIPAMCLSIIPVEIFRWVITGVAGVMSALFVAQNLRNHIVTAGERWFLIVAGIFLLQLALSIVLKLYLFNISV, from the exons ATGATGCCCGGAAATTACACTCCCATTGACAACCAAAATGTTTCTGGATCTGTTCCT GCTGTTTCAGATCCTCCAGGTCACGTCTCCGTTAAATTTAACG ATACAACACTTCAAACATTTCCTCCTTCTGGAGCTCAAGGAAAGATTGCAGGCGGTGCCGGACCGCCTCGTGATGCTGATG ATACATTCTCAAAGCCTGTACCTGGTTCATCAAAATCAGAGCAAAGTGGTGGTTGGTTTAAGATATTCACTATTGCTGCTTACCAGCCTTATTTTGATGTCGACACATCTGATGTTCTTGAAAGAATTAAAGATTCTCTCTTTCCGTTCGGAGGGACCTTCAACGAGAAGACTGCTAACAAACCAGATTT gTATGGACCTTTCTGGATATGCACTACCTTGATATTTGTGGCTGCTTCGATTGGTACATTTGCTACATATTTGGCTCATAAGTTACAGCATAAAGAATGGAACTATGATATTAATCTGGTGACTTGGTCTGCTGGTGTGTTCTACGGCTACGTCCTTATTGTCCCTCTATGTTTATACGTAATTCTCAAGTACTTCTCTGCACCCTCAACCCTTGTCCAGCTGTTCTGTCTATACGGATATTCCCTGTTTATCTTCATTCCAGCTatg TGCCTATCTATTATTCCAGTGGAGATATTTAGATGGGTGATAACAGGTGTGGCTGGGGTCATGTCGGCGTTGTTTGTAGCACAAAATTTACGGAACCACATAGTGACGGCTGGTGAAAGGTGGTTCCTGATTGTGGCTGGAATTTTCTTGTTGCAGTTGGCTCTTTCAATTGTACTTAAGCTCTATTTATTTAATATCAGTGTTTAA